The segment AGAGTCTTGTGGAAAAGTGAAAGTAACCGATGGATTTATAATTTATTCGATcaatgataacaaatcatgtaTCAACCGGTAAGGGCGTCTCTAATGATTAGGGCTATGCTTAGTTTTTAATTAACCTTCCAATCTGACCCACATGGAATGTTTATTGTAATCCGGCAGGAGAGCAGAAATGGCAGTCCTCCCAACTCCCTTATCTCtgaaaaaaaagggggaaaaaaaaaggaaggagaaGTACCcattaaagaataaaaggtaCCCACTAAAATATGTGGTAGGGCATGCTAGCTTTTCATGGTcttaaacataaaatagaataaaacaaATTCAATGATAGCAATGGGAATGTTACTATTGATTTGATAGCATGGTTGATGGTTTATTTGcgatattagaaaaataatttgccTTATCATGTCTTTTGTTTTTGGCAGATTTGCTAAATTTGCAGTATCTGTTGTATTGTATGAAGGTGCACCAAAATATATCCATGGGTGTTTGAGGGTATTGTAGCAGGGTGTGAAGCCCTTGGGCAGGAAATCAGTTTTAAGTACAGCTTGGAAACTGTAATGAAGATAGCTAGACCCAAAAGGGTTGTATACTTTTCTACCGAGTTATTAGAAATATTCCTACATATAGCAATGAGCTCTCCCTTTCAAACATGTAATCTTTTTTTCCGGAGTTTGTCACGCTTCATGTCTCCCTAGCCTCCAGTTTTGTATCTCTAAAGATGAGCTCCAGTCCTGGGTTAATGGGCATGGGTATGGCTCCAGTACTAGCCAGTCATTTTCAGGGGGAATGCCCCAGCTAATTCACTCTTGTTTCTCCTTTCTGTGACACTTTTTGCTTCTATGGCTGAAACTTGTAAGGCAATTGTAATTGAACTGGTCTTACAGGAAAATCAAATTAGGCTATTTAATTATAACTGTTGCATTGTGTACCTATAGCTATACACTGAAGCTAAGAGTCCTTCCTGGGTAGTGGGTGCTGAGTCCTGAGCCACCCCAGAACTACCagttgtctctctctctctctctctcagtcaGAAGCCAGTGGAAAAAACTCAACCCCCATTAACAGTTTCtactttttgtctttaaaaaatatttcttcctCCCCGGAACCCTTACTGTAATCTAAGAATTTATCTAGAATAAACAACTTGGGGCCATGAATCATGCTTTGCCCACCCatctccaaaaatatttatttatttttcacaatatgTTTAAAGAGGCCTAAAAAAAGATACCAAGATGAGTGgtctcttttcaaaattttatatcaacAGTATTGAACAGTAGTCCCAGGTGTGACTTAAGCATATCATTTGGTCTTAAAAAGAGAATTTCAGGTTCATTAATAGTGGACTTCTCATAAATTAAACAGTAAGCCATTAAAAACTCTACTACCTAACAGATGGTAACCTTTGGCTATTACATCCTTATACCAAAACCCATCATCAAGGACATGTCACCATCATGTTTTCTCCACTATTAACTATCATGGAACAAAATAACTCCATGATGGTATACCTGCGAGCCATTGTCACCATCAATGAATCTGaaagaattttaatttgtaGGACACAGAAAGGAACCAGCTgccactttttcttttgttctagaGAGTGAGTTTAGTTAATTGATGCTTTTGCTAATTTTAAATATCGATATCGGTTATGATTGGCATGCATGCTAATCTTGGTttaattttctatgaaatttgaattgtcttcaagtatatatttatgtacGAATCTATCTTCCTGATCAATGAATTCTTCAGGAAATGACAGCCATGACAATGACTTGAAATTTGGAAACATTTATGTTCTATGTCATTAGTCCAAAAACTGATGTTTTCCTGTAATGGATCGATTCTAGGTGATGGCTAAGCAAACACATTCATGGAATGCACCAAACCAATCATCCATTCATCCTTTTCCATTTTAGCTACAaattgtcttcttttttttttaaaaaaaaaaaaaaatcatcctaAAAACATTCTTCCTCTAGCCCAACCACATGTTAGACCTAAAAGAAAGACTTGTTGCAAGTGTCTTgtacaataaaattaatcaatgaaatcaatcattttcCAGGAGACGTGCAGCTAAACGTACTTGGTCATCCTAACCAACAAAATACACATCATGTGCGTCTTATGGTTGGGGTCAAGTGACTGTGAGAGGGGATGTTACACTGGTGAATTGACAATTAGTGCTTTCTCATGAGAATTGGAAATCGACACGTTTCTTCtcatgagaaataaaaatgaaaacgaaAAGACAAATTACATTATATTTTCATGAAAGAGTATGATTGAAGTTTAGCCTAGGTGACCATCATGTGTCTTAAATTGCTTGATTAAAATCATGTGcatcaaatttgatttcttttcgcTTCTATTACAACTTTGGGTAATATGTCAATAAAtgaatcaatcaaatttattgTAGTGATATCAGATCCTAAGGAGTTAGGATTACTTCATGTCACCATATGCCCATGCACTGATATGCTAATTAAGGGAAATTAatcagccaaaaaaaaaaaaaaaaaaaacttcatgtAGCCAAAAATTATGGTGAATTGTCAGTTAAGTATGTGAACCACTTCTATATTCACTAAATCCTTTCCTCCTTTTTGTAAACAATGCTGCTCATGTCTaccctctctttctctttctttatcATTTGTTAAACAAAGTGATGATCACCTTATGCTGCTATTGCAGCTTTGAATGTTCTCTTCCTAGATCTGTCTGCCTGTATGTAGAGTTTTGACACAATTAAGTACCTACTAATCTTGTCACCTGATAATATAagttatatacatatatatatatatatatatatatatatatatatatatatatatatatatatatatatatatatatatgcccaTGAAGGGATGTTAACAGTTGGATCTGATTTGAGGAAATATGGGCTAAGCTTAGGGATCCGTTAATGCTAAGAAAAGTGCAAGAAATGAACCTTTTCCCATCATGTGATACAGAATGCTTAGGGTATCACTGCTGTCTCAAGACCAAGTCTTAATTTACTTTAAAACTTCAGTATGGCTGAAAAGTTTTCTAGCCAAACCCTAAATTAATGTGATCAGTCTTGATTTGATCATGGTGGTGCAGCATTTCAAAGTTGTAATCTTAAAAATGAAGCAGCTATATccctaaattatttttctagaaaaacaaACCCTACATTTTCCATGTTCTTATTTTCAGTGGATTCATGTATAACCCATCCTcctaaataaacaaaaatgctGTGCAGTGCAGTGCAGGGGTCTCTCAGTTTTTATGACGATGTATTCACATGCATATGCTTGCATTCCTGAAATTATTATGAGGGGTGCAGAATACCGAGAGCTCAGTCATTATTTATTACgtacttttcttgtttttgaaagagaagaaaaactcGACTGATTGTCAAAGGCAGTATGATGATTAGGATCATTTCCCACCATGGATTTGACTGAAAGGGCTGTGATGCCTGTGACCCCATGTTAGTGAGGATTCGATGATTGAAGGAAAAATACTACATACGATAAATTGATTAATCTATCTATATGTCACAGGTAATTCCAGAATGCTAAtcaaacaattatatatttatatacatgCATATGAAGTATTCTTTCGATGAAGGAAGCCTTGACAACATAAATGATGTACACTAACATTGTAAGAGTGTAAAATGGGCGAGAGGAAAAAAGTATAGTCTTCCTCAGGTCCTAAAAGgtatatataaataatcaatttGATCTTTCCATTATATGCCCAagtatcttcttctttttcttccctcatttttcattagatttgtAATGACCTAGCACTAGTTGGATGCTAAAACAAAATGGTTTTCACTCGGTTAACTTCCtttgtttgttttaattttcGAAAAATTGGCACTAGTTGTCTCAATGCATGAGAAAGAGAAATAAGGGGGAAGGGGAAATTGGTGACATCCCCACAGCCCTGATATTATTATTAGATGCAGTGTCATAGTCATTCTTTTTTAATGTACCTCCCATTTATTACCTTTGTCCTTTGCCTTCCATTCCTTCTCCATCCACTAATGCTCTTTGCCTTCCTTCTCTCCCAGAACCATTTGTTACTGAATTTGCAGAGAACTCCCTCTCTCCTCCAATTAGGGTTTCCCCTTTGATGGCTCACTTTCAGTTATAAATCTGTGGCCATCATATCTTTGTAATAGGCCACAGTCTTGGAAGGAACAAACAACACCTCTTGAAAGAGCTCCCACAAAGGAAATAAAGGTATCATCTGCCTTCTTATTCTCTGATCATTAGGAAACCAAGATCACAAACAGGTATACATATGTAGCTTCTctgtttgttctttcttttagtgctaatttttcttttcttttggtttaGTTTTCCGGGTGGGCTGAAGACTAAAGAGATGCATACTACATGCTGTTGGGTTAAAGTCTTGATCTAGGGTTTTCCTGTGTCCATATGTTCCTGTTTTCTTACTACAgctatcaaaatataaaattgtgtgtgtgtgttaacTACCTCTGTCAGATCCCATGTTCATcatcaacaaatatatataaatatatatagtcATAGTTGAAGCAACTGAATTCTTGGAAATTTGGAGAGTCAGGCCAAGTGGAGAGAGTATTTGCTCATGGATAATAGAAGAGACAAAAATTAGAGACCAAAATTTAAGGAAGCATGCACAAAGCCCTGGGGAGCCGTAAGCATATAGTGTAAGAATtaaccaaaaagagaaaagggaagagatggggaagagaaggaaaaaaggtAGTGAGAACTAACAAGTGACAATCAGTTTCCAGATCAAGAAAGTATGCATATCATAAAAGGGTTGAGTGAGAgcatttttcttccttcttttcttctcttttctttttccttttgttggTGTTTCCCCTCTCTTTATGGGGTGGGTGTAGGGGTTGGGAGAAAGGTTAGATTTTCACAAAATAGTCTCCAAACCGAAGAGAAGAGTGAGAAATTCAGATTGGGTTTGGAGATTTTCATCAGCTACTCAAAATCCAGCTGGGGCAACCCTAGCTAAAACAGAAGCTgcttcttcctttctttctgtttctttttttttttcttctttttttttttttaaatcagtaCTGTAAGTGCAAAACAAAGTGCAATATAGTTaatccaaagaaagaaaagggaaataagaaagaaaagaaaaggaaaaaaaaaaaaaaggagaaaaatttaATAGTTATAATGTTGCCCCTGTGAGACCGAATTTAATTTACGTGAAGTATCTGTGTGTTTCAATATATTAACAATTTTTataggaagaaaaaaggaaaaaaaaaacccaaaaaaaaccCTGTTAATCTTTTGAATATCCTAATTAAGGAAAACTTACACAAAAATGGTTGATTGGTTTTACTGGGGTTTTGTGTTAGTGCAGGGAAAATGGCTTCATCCAGCTCTTACAACTCTCCTTGTGCTGCCTGCAAGTTCCTGAGGAGGAAATGCATGCCTGGATGCATCTTTGCACCGTACTTCCCACCAGAGGAGCCGCAGAAATTTGCCAATGTTCACAAGATCTTTGGTGCAAGCAATGTCACAAAGCTCCTGAATGAGCTCCTCCCTCACCAAAGAGAGGATGCAGTGAATTCTCTTGCCTATGAAGCTGAGGCAAGAGTGAGGGATCCAGTGTACGGCTGTGTTGGTGCTATATCATTCCTCCAAAGACAGGTTGAGAGGCTCCAGAAGGAGCTTGATGCAGCAAATGCTGACCTGATTCGTTACGCCTGCAATGAGATGTCATCGCAATTGCCTTCACCCTCACTAGTGAGGTCTACTAGTAGAAGGATTGGTAATGAAGGAGGAGGAAGCTACTTTCAAAATCCTGGTTACTC is part of the Vitis riparia cultivar Riparia Gloire de Montpellier isolate 1030 chromosome 17, EGFV_Vit.rip_1.0, whole genome shotgun sequence genome and harbors:
- the LOC117904715 gene encoding protein LATERAL ORGAN BOUNDARIES gives rise to the protein MASSSSYNSPCAACKFLRRKCMPGCIFAPYFPPEEPQKFANVHKIFGASNVTKLLNELLPHQREDAVNSLAYEAEARVRDPVYGCVGAISFLQRQVERLQKELDAANADLIRYACNEMSSQLPSPSLVRSTSRRIGNEGGGSYFQNPGYSHPYSHPWDDNPSGNMNESGGGGGGGSM